Genomic DNA from Stigmatopora argus isolate UIUO_Sarg chromosome 13, RoL_Sarg_1.0, whole genome shotgun sequence:
ACTATCTCTTATTATAAAACAtcaaataataacaaattaatgtattattgTTCCGTGTCTGATTGCATCAAGTGGTTGCCAAGATATGGCCGTGTTGGAGTGGATACAGGATTTTCCGCGTAGCACTTGAAGGCATCGTGAACTATTTCTTCCTGTATTGCTGTGACCAAGAAAAGCCTCATGACCCGGCGTATTTGTGCACAATTGACATCATTGATACGAAGAGGGAGTTTAGGTAAGCAGAGTGAATTACGCAGTTCGAGTCCCTTTTTGTTGAAAACCCCAGTGTATCGGCGGCTAGCATGACAGTCGATGAACGACAGTTGCAGCCCGTTCAGACATTCGCCTTCTTGTTTGCCACCATAACTCTGTCCATTCTCGCCGCAATCTTCTGTTTACACGTGGAAGGTAAAGTGAGACCAGCTGTTTAATTAGTCTAACTTTCGTATTAAggcttttaatatattttttaattcactcaacgtgttttttttttatttcggcGTCAATATTGACAGCTTCCGTCCTTGTTGTTTGCTCGGTATTGTGAGACGGAGGTGTTTAGGACCCCGTTGACACCAGGGGGTTGATGTGGGCCGTCTTCATCTGAAGACCGATCAGAGGTCAGTTTCGTAAATTCTCCAAAATGAGGCTAAAGACAGGGATAGGGTTTGAGAGCTGGTCCTTGTTCAGTTTGACCGAAACTTCCAAGCTTGGCATTTTTGCGAGCGACGTAAAGGGATAAAAACATGGCAAGGTTTTAGCTGGAACACCGCCATTCGGTGGGTAAACGCTCCCCCCCGATTGAACAATACGCCCGCTTCCAGCATTTGAATCCACTCGAACGGTCGGATAGTGACCCCGCCAGAGGGTGTTAGGAGCCGACGCGCAGGTTACGAAGCAGGCCGGACAACCATCGAGATTCGACTATGCTCCTCAACAACACGACGCGAGGGTTCCTTTGGTCGGACGCCGAGACCAGGACGTTGCTAAACATCTGGGGGGAGCAAGACGTCCAGGAGGCGCTGGACGGGAACTTCCGCAACAGCTTCGTGTACCGCGACGTGTCCCGGCGGCTGGCCGCGATGGGCTTCGAACGCACGCCGGAGCAGTGCAGGGTGCGCATCAAGAGCCTCAAACGCCAATATTTGCTGGCCAAGGAGGGCAATCTGCGTAACAACAGGCAGTACCACAAGATCGCCAAGTTCTACGACACCATGGAGAGGATTCTGAGCAACCGGCCCGCCCTTGACCCCCAAGAGTTCATCGACGGAGGGCCGGGAGGGGAGGAGGCCGTGGACGGCTTGGATGAGGATGCGGAGGATGCTCATGATGTCTACTCCGAGAGCACCGGAGAGTGTCCCTTCCCCGCCGAGACTGAAGTCAAGCTGGAGTATCCCAGTATTCCCATTCCCATCCCAGTTAAAGTCACTGTGGGAAATAACAGTAAGTACACctgcattattattatcttcTTAATGTGTCCAATTTCATGTTTTCTATTTAACTATAGACATACTGTACTTTTTTGGTAGTGTGGATGCAGGCTAAAGGCAGGATAGATGAACTCAGTTGATCCGGTTCACTGAAATTTGTTCCAGATTTGGTTGGAATTGAAATTAAAAGGATGCTAAAGCAATTCATAAATTCCAATGGCTGTTAGACAGcctttattaactcattcacagcCTTGAACTGCAATTGATGTGGATTGAATGCCAATGGCAGGAATTGAGTTCACTTCTGTATTCATGGTTTGGGTGGGTCACTTGTGAGCccgttctccctgggcctgcgtggggtttgtccgggtactccggtttcctcccacattccaaagacatgtatggcaggctgattcgacactctaaattgcccccaggtatgagtgtgagcgtgagtcagttgggataggcttcagcaccccccgtgaccctagtgaggatatagcagttcagaaaatgagatgagagacttGTGAGCCTGGATTGCAATGTAATTCAGAGACTCAAGTCTATAAATGTGTTTACTTCCATTTCAGGTGAAGAATGTATGattcacactttaaaaaaaatagataatgcTAATTgatttacactttttttaaattagatgaCACTAATTGTTTCATTACTTACTCCATTTGATTGTagactggatttttttaatgttccatATCAGTTGTGGTTAGCACTGAACCATTCTTTTGTGACACCAAATATCTTGTTGACAATAAGGCTGCGTTCAGACTGCAGGAAAATCTGATCCCAATGTGTTTCATTCTCATAAACGATTTTTAAGGCTGGCTGTTCACACTTGTGTCCAAATCGTAAACAGGCCTGTTCAGATTAAGATCCATTATTAAACCATCTGATAGGTTACCGTGGCAACTAAGGCTTTATCCAGCGCCTGTAGTGTTTAGGGTGTTAGGGAACCAATGCTACTATGTCATAATATTAGCCAGTTCACCTATGTAACTAAGTTACATTACTTACCTACATTGCCATTGTTTATATGCCCTTCCTCGCAATCTTCGTATGTTGAATGCTGGGTTTAAGCCCAAGAATGCCAATGTCCAATCACTCTTAAAAGgggcactttttatttttactttataaTTTCTATATTCCCTTTCCTTCATCGCACACAAAATACTTTCATTTATCATCAATTCAATATTTTGGCTGCCATTCTGAACAAGGCCTAACTGCAATTTATCTTCCCTCAAATGCAGCAAGTacagtatttttcagactatgaGTTGCACCAGCCAACCAATGCACAGTCAAGGggtgaaaaatatatttgagtcgctctggagtataagttgtatttttggaagggcatttattttattttatcagaaaccaaaaacaaacatcacAGTAACCatggtaaaatggagaacaacaggttgAATAGGCATGTGTTAACATAGATTTTTCTGATGACTATAGCCCggctacaaaaacacacaacagaaaaataaatatataagtcgcacttgagtattagttgaAAGCTCAgccaaactttaaaaaaattggtgcgacttatagtccgggaaATACGGTAAGCTAAACGTGCATTGGATAATAGACTCCAAGCTTGGCTGCTACATTCTGAAACTGAAGGAATACTCACACTTGTAGGGAACGACTCATTGGCAAACAACTCAAATTGGCAACACTGTCAAGTCGTTAAGCTAAATTAATGAGGTAAATTAGGAAGTGTGAAACTTTTGAGCCTGTGATCTAAGTAGCCAGAAATTTCCAAGTGCAAGGAACTACATAGCGGCTTATAGACTGAAAAGTAAGGTAATGAAAATGCCTTTTGTCCCCTTCAGGTGCATCAGAACAACATCCCAATCCCATCAGCAGCCAGTTGGCAGCAAATTGTGGCGCTTCCATACCCAAGCAgcagcggcgacggcggcgcacCAACTTCCCCCTGGAACGACTCATGGAGCAGTTCCTAAAGCAGAGCTCACAGGCCGAGGACAACTTCTACCGAATGGAGGAGCGCCGTTTGCAGGCGGAGGACAACCGGCGTGAGGCCGAGCACGCCAGGGAGCTGCACATGCTCCAAATGCTTGGGCAGATGTTCTCCAACATCTCTTCCCCCACTCACCCGAAGACCGCCGTGCCCTCCCAACCCTTGCCGACGTACGCTCGGCACCAAACCTCACCGCCGGCGGACGGTTTAGTCAAGCGGTGCCAGCCCTTAAAGAGGGACTCTCAGCCATTAGGTATTGGGGTCACTGCAGCTTGGGTGGGCAGCGGTGGAGCTGTTGCTCagatattttattgcatttgttTTAACGTTACCGtttaggggattttttttttcatttgttttgcagTAGTGAAATTCATGCCAAGAATTTATGAACTCATTCATTACCAGCCTTGGTACCGGTGGTTTCTCTACCTATGGATGTTTCAACATACACATTTTTCACGTtatgaaaagattttttttttgttccaagttatgaaacataaaaaaagaagtatttcCCACATAGCCAACTTTACAGCCCTTGCGTCCGTAAATCCACCACGAGGAGCAGAGTTCAGTGCTGTAGCATCATTTTAGTGGCTTAATATATAtagttttcttctatttttgctgttttatgcaCATATTCACACCTTTGCATACATATTTGATACATAATTGATGTACTTTACCaaacatttaccatattttcaatcTATAAGACTAATATCATGATTAACTAATATTTAGCAATATATAAGGcaccctgcgatcagctggccaaagtcagctgggatagaaaCCCAGGAATGTATCAAGATTTATCAAAGTCACTTAGATAAATATGCTTTTAACTTTGGGACCAaaaggcaaaatattttttttaactcgttggttgccattgacaggaatagatgtccatttttttgtcagggagcaaaacccttttttttcaagatatctAGTTTTAAAAGTTACATATAAAGGACCCAAAAGTGAATGTCTTTTTTCTAATCAACTCACTGCCTTCCCATGAaagagatagacgtccaatctgaaCAGGGAGATCTGACAgcgaatgatcatgtttcagtgccattgacagcactaaatGTCCACTACATTTTCCACTGGGAGAGCCGACAGTGATCTTTCaatcgctgccatccctcccagaggaaattgattggatgtccaAAGACACCGAGGGGACcgtataattgttatttttcaaactGCGTATTTATTCTTGCAGTGTTTGAACGTCGCTACAGCCTGGGCCCGACGTCTGATGGCAGCATGGAGGAGCGCGTTCAGTCACTGGTAAAGAAGATCGTTCCCCCGCTGTCCAACAACAAGCACAAGGGACAAGACGGCAGAATCGGTATCATCGGCGGATGCCAAGAGTATGTCACGCCCCGACGCATGTACGCGCTCGGGAATTCATCCTCGTATTGATCGCCTTTTAAATTCACCCTTTACCTTCAAGCTACACCGGAGCGCCCTActttgctgccatttcggcACTGAAAGTGGTGAGAAAACGCGTCTCACGTTGCCGTAAATTCAGTGTTGCTGCAATTTTTTTGTCGTGTCTGCAGGGTGCCGACTTGTCTCACGTGTTCTGCACCAAAGATGCTGCAGCTGTAATCAAATCCTACAGCCCGGAGCTTATAGTTCATCCTGTCCTGTGAGTGACCCATTTGTGGAAAATGATCGCCCCCAAAAGATGGCAGAAAACCTGTATTTGCTTTTTGTTACATACTGCAAAACATTTAGAGTAACACATTTAATGCAAGTTACTTGTCagagaaatcatttttttaggactGATTGTCATACACACACTGATAATAACTTATCAGATAATGAATTTAAATAGTAATGTTTATAGCacactttttttgtataaaagccaatcaaaatatgtattttaccttgaaattcacattttaatCACGTGACATTAATCACATTGTTATATACTCACAAAATGTTATTGAATTCAAAATTGGTATTTAGCCAACTGATCATAAAACAATGGAAATATGGTATTTTAGTTTAAATAATAGATTTCAATCATGTTTATTTGAATGAGATTAACTTCGATTAATCATATTGTCATACACTTAATCCAAGAAACTGTTATTTTAAAATCCAATAGAAATATGCATTTAAACTTGAAATGCACATTTACTTTTGAATAATTGCGTGAGATCAACTACGATTAATTGCATGGTCATCGTACACGTAATACAATAATGAAGTAGTATTTAGCACACTTTTACTTGAAATGTACTGCcgtataaaatattttatattaagtcaTTGGAATGAATTATGCACGGTTAAAATAATTGCAAAACTGCAGACATGTCACTTATGTGTGTGGTGTGCTCACCTTTAATAGGGACAGCCCAAACGCAGTTGAGGAGATTGAAAAATGGCTACCGAGACTGCATAGCCTTGTGGTGGGGCCCGGTCTAGGAAGAGAGGACTTCTTATTAAAAACGGCAAAGGCAAGTATAGTATAAAAAGGCTACATTTGAGGGTTGTTTGTCATTGACAcctatagacatccaatccatttctgaCTATGTGCCATTGGCAGCGACTGAACGTCTTCTCGCCCTCAAAGGCAGTGAAGAATGTAATGTATTCTATTCTCTTTGTAGGAGGTGATAGAGAAGTCCAAAGCCAGAGATATTCCAATTGTCATCGATGCGGTGAGTTTTTCAGAGATCTAGACAATTTTCTCTCACAGTCACCTccacaatatatttttaaatagaaaaacaaaggATTTTGGGCAGAAAATACCGTAAAGTAGCAAGCATAAAACCGCAAAACTGTTAAATTACATGTATTGAATTgagatatcttttttttccaaagcaatgctttgtgttgttgtggctcagtgaagtGCAATCTCTCAAATTCAGGAAAGTACGTACCCCCTGAGGTGGGCGCCCCAGCACCCGAAtggctagcgcgtcggcctcacagttctggggttgagggttcgatcccaaggtGGTCTttaatgtgtggagtttgcatgttcttcttgCACTGGTATTTTCCAGGTAttctgatttcctcccatatccctaaaaacatgcagggtagcatacctgtcaacctctgccaataactgcccctataaatgattatgattccccttacaaaccccccaaaaaccttacaaacaccgtacgacgtatGTTTACTCGCGGTAACCAGACAGTGTAATAGAAATAACAAAGGTAATTTGCATACAAAgtcttttattcaatttaaaaagtttaCAATGCAATAAACTGTGCCTTCAGTGCTTCCTATTGTAAGCCAATGCGCATGATTTAGCACACGGTGCCATAAATGCTGATTCATTGTagatatgaataataataataataataaattacctTAGCTGTCTGTGAATCCGGAAACATAACTTTCACCAAATCCGAGAAGTGGTCCGCAGCTGTgaaagcaatgttgtgctcagcaagaaaatggcagaagagaATTTCTGCATTTGTCGTCTTGTGGGATGCTGCAGGATTTGCGGTAGAGACGAAGTGCTTGGTTAATGGGACATGTGAAttggtttttttcacattctccaCGTGTCCGGCAGTTTTAAAGTGGCTCTTCAGATCGTAAAATCCACTCGCAGCAACTTTCACGTCTTTATTGCAAGGGACACAGAATGAGAATTGAGTGCCTCTTAACGATGCTTTAATCCAGCCAGCATATTCACCTTGAAGTAACTCCCATTCTTTCTGGTGTCGACCCGATCCTTGAGTTCTTCGTTTCTTACTAGGTAGCTCCTCCATGCTTGCTTCCACGATATttactctatgtatatctacgcatgcgcatgtcatcctttatcgatattgccgtacgcaccgctaaaaaaatacatacgattgaggataatttttgctggtataccgtgacaatagtaacgatcgatgacagtagcgttgttggctaccagcctacgagactatctggattttagccaaaacggtcttgttgagatcgtttgtcataaatattggcgatttttttttttttttttatttatttatttttttatttccccgtaccaaagtcggtgtacggcgtacatgatttgaaatcaccgaatcagggtgtccaccacctggtgcccgaagtcagctgggatagtctccaacaccacgcgacccttgtgaggataagcggatcaaaaaaatgaatgaacgaacacCCTGACTTTAAGAATAGCCCTTGCAGTTTAAGGTAAAGTAATGAGCTGAGGCCAACTACATCCCTGATTGGTGCAGGGGTCATCAGCGAAGACGACAAAAGTAACATTGAGAAGAATGAGGTGAAGAGAGCACAAGAGAAGTCTATAGGGGAGCTGGCAGTAGAGTGTGAAGAAAAGTTCAGGGAGGAGGGTGAGATTTCCTGTATCCTCTTTGATGGCCAGATTGAACAAGGCTCAACAGCCCAGCAGGACTGACAACATTCGTGCACTAATACATAATTCTTATTATAACAATTTGTATTGGTTTTGCCCATTTACTGTATTTCCGTTTTTATAAAGcataaaaatggttaaaattgtTCTTTGAATACAATATTGCGGTCAGTTGGTAGGAGGTATCTAAACACAAATACATGCTCTTATTTGAATTCCTCGctaaaaatgacatgatttAGACATCCCTTGTGTTAAGAATTCCTTTAAATTTAAGTTGGCACATGagttgtttcaaatttgacagGAAACTTTTTACCATTCTTTTAACtagattttttcttcttgtcaGATTATGTTCAACTCaccatgttctttttttttttcttcctcttacAGGATGGATTATATCTGGTGACAAAGCAGCCATCAGTTATTCAGGGCTACCAAAAGGGCATCATCACACCCAACTTCATGGAGTTTACGCGGCTGTATGAGACGCTAGTGGGTGTCTTAACCAAAAGCCGATTCCAAACGTATTGAAGATGCCTATCCCATCCACGTGTTGTTTTCTCAGCAACATAAGGCGGTCGACGGCGGCGATCACCGTAGTCGCGTCCTACAGCTAAGCGAAGCCATGGGAAACATCACCGTGTTACTGAAAGGAGAAATTGATCTCATTGCAGACGGCAGCACAGGTTTGGATCGATTTATCCGAGAGGTGTGTTAGTGATTGTTTCAATAATGTCAGctatttttctgatttttttcagtggtGGCGTGCAGCACGGAGGGCAGCGGGAGGCGATGCGGAGGACAAGGTGATCTTCTCGCGGGATCTGCCGGCGTATTGGCGCACTGGGCCCATGCTGCCTCCCAAGCAGGATTAATAACAGGGTGGGTGTGGCGGAAAACCTGATTGGGGTCATTAAATATGGATGAAATTCAAGTCCATTCTTGTCACATCCGACCGCAGCGTGAACCCCTCAGTGGTGGCGGCGATGGGGGCCTCGTCGCTCACCAGACAGTGCAACAAACAAGCGTTCCAGCGACACGGCAGGTCCACCACCACGTCGGACATGATCCAAGAGATCGGCCCAGTCTTCAAGAATCTATTCGAGAGATGAAAGTGGAGACTACGCGTATGAGAAAATGCCTCGTGGTTGAGTTTTCTTTCGGTACTTGCAGGTTTTACCTCCGGTCGAGTATTTTAATGAGTGGGCCGGGTTTCGGTGAAAGCTGACGATACCTTTTTGTGTATGGAAAAAGAAGCGTCCCTCAAATATTTTGAGGTTTTTTCCAAGTCTTCCCAGACcggagaaagaaa
This window encodes:
- the naxd gene encoding ATP-dependent (S)-NAD(P)H-hydrate dehydratase isoform X3; translated protein: MTVDERQLQPVQTFAFLFATITLSILAAIFCLHVEVFERRYSLGPTSDGSMEERVQSLVKKIVPPLSNNKHKGQDGRIGIIGGCQDYTGAPYFAAISALKVGADLSHVFCTKDAAAVIKSYSPELIVHPVLDSPNAVEEIEKWLPRLHSLVVGPGLGREDFLLKTAKEVIEKSKARDIPIVIDADGLYLVTKQPSVIQGYQKGIITPNFMEFTRLYETLQHKAVDGGDHRSRVLQLSEAMGNITVLLKGEIDLIADGSTVVACSTEGSGRRCGGQGDLLAGSAGVLAHWAHAASQAGLITGVNPSVVAAMGASSLTRQCNKQAFQRHGRSTTTSDMIQEIGPVFKNLFER
- the naxd gene encoding ATP-dependent (S)-NAD(P)H-hydrate dehydratase isoform X4; translation: MTRRICAQLTSLIRRGSLVFERRYSLGPTSDGSMEERVQSLVKKIVPPLSNNKHKGQDGRIGIIGGCQDYTGAPYFAAISALKVGADLSHVFCTKDAAAVIKSYSPELIVHPVLDSPNAVEEIEKWLPRLHSLVVGPGLGREDFLLKTAKEVIEKSKARDIPIVIDADGLYLVTKQPSVIQGYQKGIITPNFMEFTRLYETLQHKAVDGGDHRSRVLQLSEAMGNITVLLKGEIDLIADGSTVVACSTEGSGRRCGGQGDLLAGSAGVLAHWAHAASQAGLITGVNPSVVAAMGASSLTRQCNKQAFQRHGRSTTTSDMIQEIGPVFKNLFER
- the naxd gene encoding ATP-dependent (S)-NAD(P)H-hydrate dehydratase isoform X1, which translates into the protein MLLNNTTRGFLWSDAETRTLLNIWGEQDVQEALDGNFRNSFVYRDVSRRLAAMGFERTPEQCRVRIKSLKRQYLLAKEGNLRNNRQYHKIAKFYDTMERILSNRPALDPQEFIDGGPGGEEAVDGLDEDAEDAHDVYSESTGECPFPAETEVKLEYPSIPIPIPVKVTVGNNSASEQHPNPISSQLAANCGASIPKQQRRRRRTNFPLERLMEQFLKQSSQAEDNFYRMEERRLQAEDNRREAEHARELHMLQMLGQMFSNISSPTHPKTAVPSQPLPTYARHQTSPPADGLVKRCQPLKRDSQPLVFERRYSLGPTSDGSMEERVQSLVKKIVPPLSNNKHKGQDGRIGIIGGCQDYTGAPYFAAISALKVGADLSHVFCTKDAAAVIKSYSPELIVHPVLDSPNAVEEIEKWLPRLHSLVVGPGLGREDFLLKTAKEVIEKSKARDIPIVIDADGLYLVTKQPSVIQGYQKGIITPNFMEFTRLYETLQHKAVDGGDHRSRVLQLSEAMGNITVLLKGEIDLIADGSTVVACSTEGSGRRCGGQGDLLAGSAGVLAHWAHAASQAGLITGVNPSVVAAMGASSLTRQCNKQAFQRHGRSTTTSDMIQEIGPVFKNLFER
- the naxd gene encoding ATP-dependent (S)-NAD(P)H-hydrate dehydratase isoform X2, with protein sequence MTRRICAQLTSLIRRGSLGASEQHPNPISSQLAANCGASIPKQQRRRRRTNFPLERLMEQFLKQSSQAEDNFYRMEERRLQAEDNRREAEHARELHMLQMLGQMFSNISSPTHPKTAVPSQPLPTYARHQTSPPADGLVKRCQPLKRDSQPLVFERRYSLGPTSDGSMEERVQSLVKKIVPPLSNNKHKGQDGRIGIIGGCQDYTGAPYFAAISALKVGADLSHVFCTKDAAAVIKSYSPELIVHPVLDSPNAVEEIEKWLPRLHSLVVGPGLGREDFLLKTAKEVIEKSKARDIPIVIDADGLYLVTKQPSVIQGYQKGIITPNFMEFTRLYETLQHKAVDGGDHRSRVLQLSEAMGNITVLLKGEIDLIADGSTVVACSTEGSGRRCGGQGDLLAGSAGVLAHWAHAASQAGLITGVNPSVVAAMGASSLTRQCNKQAFQRHGRSTTTSDMIQEIGPVFKNLFER